CCAATTCAAGCCATCAATCTGGTCAAATCTGGTCAAATAAGTGGATGTTGTTTGATACTGAGCAGGTTGAGTGTAATTACAgagaaacctgtctaatccaacatgcactgggagacaaatatttttttacattGCATGTGTCagaaaaaacaatgaaaatatgaaattgagaatgaaaatatggGTCAGAATGCCCAGTGAAAAACGAATTACACAGGTGTTGGATTAGGCAGTTTTTCGCTGTACTGTACGTAAACTTTTAAGGCATAGAATACAATTCTTTGATAATATGTAGTGAATATCTAGTACGCTGTTGTCATACtttgatttaaataaaacaaaatactgaTGTACATTATAGATCAGGCTCATTCTTCATGAGATGTTTGTACGAAAATTCTGTGTATTGACTttgataaacatgaaatgatgaattaaatacattttcattaataacACCATAGTGGCAAGTATTCGGTATTGTTATTTTGCCTTTTAAACTATCACTCTTATTGACAGTTACTGATTAATGAATTAATTGATTAGTTAATAACACCATAATGGCAAGTACAGTACAGAATTCAGTATTGTTATTTTGCCATTTAAACTATCACTCTTATTGACTGTTACTGATTAAACTGACTTGAATGCATTAAACATTCCATCAAATATCATGAGTTGTGCTGCAAGAAAAAACTTCAGCACTGAGTAATATGCAGCAATAAGTGAGACTTCAGAATCAAAATTTGActccccccaaaaaaccaacTTAAATTCAAGTATATATGGTAGTAGAGTTGCAGTCCCAACAGAGACTTTCAGTTTGATAGACCTTACTAAAAATTATGAGTCAGTTGCACTAAACAcaaatttcaataaatttttgtagtttgaaataagaaatgactTACTTGAGAAAAGCGGCAATTGAATTTAAGTCTGGGCATTTTCTCTGGGTAAGTTGAAAAGGGGGaagaaacaatattttcatttaaaccTTATCTTTACATGATAAAACAATTGTCATTTAGAGTTATCAAGGGTTCTGAAGCATACGACCAATGATCCAATCAGCAAACGAGTTCCTAAATTGATGTCAACTGTCTGCAAGAAAGAAAACTTCAAACATTATGAAATCACACCATCAGTCATTGAAGAGTCCTGCAAATTGATGATGagtatgtacatgttttatagATAGTGTGTTCTActaacaaaattgaaaacaccTTTACAgctgatgaaaatgaaatattttttttcagctTGGACTGCAGTTGTATGCCTTATAgcaatatgatatatattacaatACTGGAGTCATGATTTATTGTTTTCAATATGgtacattttgataaaggaaataattttttgtcAAAGGATTTAATTAAAGTATAAATCAAAGTAGTAAACACTGAAACAAACAATTGAATGAAGGTGATAAAACAGCAAAGGTTTACATCAAATGTTGTTGCTTTAtgtttgttgtttgtgtatACAAGTACATTATTTTGTTGTAGAGAACAACGGCACAGCTATAGAAGCTACCTTAGTTAATTACTACAATGCCAAGAGTCGTCAAGGCCACTCCTACTTGGATATAGTTCAAACAATCTGCAGTGAAGTCACCAAATCTTGCCCTGGTGGCATAGACAATTTCAAGGATAAGCCAAAAGTAcacaatatatttctatgtaaatgcAGAAGTTACTAATCCCAGAAAGGggaaatattgttttagtgtgaattcttcttcttccaCTTCTCATACAAGGTTTGTCTTTGTCCCGACCATAACAGTTAGGCCTTTGATGTTTGGTATGTgtgtataccatgataagacagtatgttgcatatcattttttatgacctttgaccttgatcttttatgtaaaggtctaataatagaattttaggggcattttttttttttggaccataacgtttttgtttctcgacataggcctttgatatttagtatgtcGGCCAGTTTAATTTgctatcatatgttcacaacactatTCCTTGTTtgaagcacatatacatataggtgactGTTATGTACCATAATTCTAAGTTTGACTGTTATGTACTGTAATTCTAAGTTTGACTGTTATGTACCGTAATTCTAAGTTTGACTGTTATGTACCGTAATTATAAGTTTGACTGTTATGTACCGTAATTCTAAGTTTGACTGTTATGTACTGTAATTCTAAGTTTGACTGTTATGTACCGTAATTCTAAGTTTGACTGTTATGTACCGTAATTCTAAGTTTGACTGTTATGTACCGTAATTCtaaattttccactttaaagatgatccctgaaaaatgttttttaaaaatttggaCAATGGAAGGGGAggcatcagttttagtgtgctgaAACAATTCTTCTTAgttaatttattaatttatctCACCTGGTTGAGAGGAATATGTATTGTGTGGACCTAATTTGGACCCATGAATGgacttaaaatattttattataaagtGCTACTTTATTTTGATTATGAGTGTATGTTATCTATAATAATATACTGTCGATTCTAAGATAAAAACAGATGAAGTATCATATCACTAATGTCTGTAAACATTTTGCGATGACTTGCTGAAGCAAAATTGTTAACAATCTCAAATTCTACCACTGCATACCAAAAATTGGGCCCAGTTCATCAAATATTGGAAATTTGAGATATGATACTATAGATATACATTTTGAGGTTCAGCCCCACAGATCCCTTAAGGGAATGGATATAGATCTTTAAATTAATGGAATCATTTAAACatagaaacaattattttctttattataaTATTGATCAAAATATTTCCTAGTCATTTCTAGGGGTCAGTCCCATTGATCCCTTACTGGAAGTGATTCTGCCTTTTGAATGCTTGGAATGCATTTCAGGGTCTGTAATATTGCAATCATCCCCATGAAGTTTAATATATCTAAACCATGACCCTAAAGGCAAAAGTGGGAtcacaaaaattacaaaataatgttttaagtCTAGATATGAAAAATCATCTTATAGATGaatattcttttcaaaaactAAAAGGAAACAAATTTTATGCCCTTGAATGGGAGCATACTGTTTGCAATTTTCGCTTTaatcataacttttgaattataCAATTTAATAGAAAGTTGTAATAAGCTATATATTGATAAAGGCAGAACTTAATGTTTCAAAAATTCATCTTGTTCAATTTATTTGCAATAATCCTCATGAAGATTGAAGTTACGTCACACCAAGACAGTGGCAATAGACTTAAAAGTTTACATGGGGAAAAAAACTGCTCTGGTAAGCGATATTCCCCATGACCCTCTTGCGAGTATATGACACCACATGATTACTGCCACCACATTGTCAGAAGGAAAAGAGTGAAAGAATCCATGATttgtatgataaaacatttgtttacaatgattttatttttttttaacgtttGTAGCAGGGAGGAATTGTATATAACAGGGAAACAGATACTTTTGATGTCATACCAGGGGAGAATGTGAAGATGGTGAGACCTTCCAAGCAGACACACGAAGAACTGTAGAAACACAAGACACTGAACGAAATTTTGGAGAGAGAAAATTCCATAGATGAATTTGATAGAAATAGTACCATTTAACTTCTGTGATATTTCTTTATGTGTATTgcacaaaatttaaaaagagaaaGGGGTTAAAAATTACGCTTTTTAAGAAATGGTaggaaaataatttgttttgaaatgcatcacttcaaaattaaaacttggTGTATTTTGTGCAAGAATCTGAATGCAAATTTTGTTATTCTCACTTCTATCAAGAGGACATAGAATCAGAATTGTGGCATCATAACATGGATGTTTTGTCATCATTTTTATGTggtgtttctttgtttttttttttgtttttttgttttacataaaattgctattttcatGTAGTCTCTCTTCTAGAAAACATAGAGTGCATGCTTGGACAAACTTTTTTATTTGCACCATAGATTTACCCTTCCAGTACGTACATGTGATATCAAAATATCTGCACTCtatattttctaaaacaaaaattgtcaCGAAAAATAGCATTTGGATTAAATTTGAGTAAGATTGAAAAtttgcatctttttttttttaatgtgatctTTTCTAAATGACTGTAAACATCAAAGACAAATTATATGCAACTGTATTGGATATGGTCTGGTTTAGGAAATACAAGAAGATTTAGTCtttctttaaaactttgaaattttgattttgacagGGGGTCCAAAAAGGCCTTTATTGTACATAGTCCTTTAACTTCAACTACAAAGTTAGGGttgaagggaggggggggggggggggagggggggggggttggaaTTGTCATGTCTGTTACAGGAGATGCATTTAGGTGTGTTTCTCTCCTTACGACATAGAAGTACAAATCAAACAAACTGCTGCAGCTGAGGTACATTTGTGCTTCAATGACAGGATCAAGGACAGCATTTAGATCCATTCTCACCATCAGAAAAGTGCAATGCAAACAAAACTTTCTCATATTCACACATCATGGGATGCTTATATTCTAAATCATGGTTCCTGCATCCGACCTACATTTTGTGCTTTGGCGACTCAGGGTAAGGATTGTATTTTGGTCTTTTCCTAACTTATCACAAATGTTATAACAAAACTCATCCATGGCTACAGGTGCTCTGTTCAAGGCATTTTAAATTAAATCTATTACCATAGTTTTGAAGATTTAAAACAAAGGTGTCTTTGATTTGGTGTTTGTGTCCAATAATTCACGATATTGCAAGGGTGTAAAAAAGCATTGGGAGTGTAAAATTTGGGTTTGAGCAATAATTTTGCAAAATGAGTATTGTAGCTTTACATGGTTACATCGGGGATTATTTAGAAAGGATAGGGTGTTTAAATACACCCAGTGTTAGGTGTGTCCAGTGGGGGTTATTCGTTTTGTTAGTTTTAGGTTATTCAGTGTTCCTTGAATGCACCGTTAACATGCACAAAGAGGTAGAAATTTAGAGAAATGTAGTTTCCTTGCAGTGAATTTCAAATATGTTAACTATATTGCagtatttaaaaatgtatacaatctGTGTGATATcgcaatttaattaaaatttctcTAACCGTTGCAGTATAACGGTTAGATTGTGtattattgcaatattttttcaaaagattaTGAATTAAACAGAAAATTTTGGAAGAGTTTTAGAGTCTTTTAATCTTTTCCCTtaataatgattaggcctatTTCAGATGAACATGGATaataattgaaatatgaatAGCAATGACGAATGCCATTCGAGGTAACACATAT
This genomic window from Ostrea edulis chromosome 4, xbOstEdul1.1, whole genome shotgun sequence contains:
- the LOC125670805 gene encoding uncharacterized protein LOC125670805, whose protein sequence is MGFYKFFVYVIFLYLVSAKTADKETKLTPAGLCAGCQATVKELSRVLKHTTNDPISKRVPKLMSTVCKKENFKHYEITPSVIEESCKLMMKNNGTAIEATLVNYYNAKSRQGHSYLDIVQTICSEVTKSCPGGIDNFKDKPKQGGIVYNRETDTFDVIPGENVKMVRPSKQTHEEL